In Heptranchias perlo isolate sHepPer1 chromosome 7, sHepPer1.hap1, whole genome shotgun sequence, a genomic segment contains:
- the gcgb gene encoding glucagon b, translating into MKGVGSVAVLLLLILVQNSFQNPVQDTGETASTLETSEKQSLDKSNQLQDVKRHSEGTFTSDYSKYMDNRRAKDFVQWLMSTKRNGRGISKRHVESTRHTEGSYTRDISSYLEAKAANDFINWLIKGRGRREFPEESKELVNEVIPEEMGRRHADGTFTSEINIVLDTIAAKEFLNWLLNSKTVQSR; encoded by the exons ATGAAAGGTGTTGGCTCCGTAGCTGTTTTGCTGCTTTTGATACTAGTACAAAATAGTTTCCAAAATCCGGTGCAGGACACAGGGGAAACAGCCAG TACATTGGAGACATCAGAGAAACAATCGTTGGATAAATCCAATCAACTGCAGGATGTGAAACGCCATTCTGAAGGCACTTTCACCAGTGATTACAGTAAATACATGGACAACAGACGTGCAAAAGACTTTGTACAATGGCTGATGAGCACAAAACGAAATGG CAGGGGCATTTCTAAGAGACATGTTGAATCTACCAGACACACAGAAGGGAGCTACACCAGGGACATAAGCTCTTACCTAGAGGCGAAGGCAGCGAATGACTTTATTAACTGGCTAATAAAGGGACGTGGCAGAAGAGA GTTTCCAGAAGAAAGTAAGGAACTTGTCAATGAAGTGATCCCTGAGGAAATGGGCAGAAGACATGCTGATGGCACCTTCACCAGTGAAATTAATATTGTTTTGGACACCATTGCTGCCAAGGAGTTCTTGAACTGGCTCTTAAACTCCAAAACCGTCCAGTCAAGGTAA